CCTGCCAGGCCGGTGATCAGTTCGGGCACATGGAACTTCATGCTCGCCAACATGATCAGGGCCAGGATGCCGATCGCATAGTGGGCGCCGTGCTCCAGGTAGACGAACTGGTCGAGCGTGCCCTTTTCCACCAGGTACACCGTCAGCGAACGCACGAACATCGCACCGATCGCCAGGCCCAGCATGATGATCACGACGTCGTTGGTGATGGCGAACGCGCCGATCACGCCGTCGAAGCTGAACGATGCATCCAGCACTTCCAGGTACAGGAAGCCGCCGATACCGCCGCGCTTGACCATCTCGCCGACGTCGCCGCCGCCCTCTTCCGACTTTTCCAGCATGTTGCTCAGCACATCCACGCCGACGTAGACCAGGATGCCCCACAGGCCGGACAGCAGCACCACCATCTTCTGCGCTTCGGCGACCAGCGACAAGCTGGCCATCAGGGCAGCGATCGCGATCATCACCGAGATCGAAGACACCTTGCCGAGCGAACCGAGCTTGGCTTCGAAGTGGCCCAGCCAGTGGTGTTCCTTCTCGTCGTCGAACAGGAAATTCAGGAACACCAGCAGCAGGAACATGCCGCCGAACGCCGCCACCTCCGCGTGGTGGTTGGTCAGGTGCTGCGAATACGCCTTCGGGTTTTCCAGCGCCAGGTGCCACACGTCGACCATGCTCAGGTTGGCCGCCACCGCCACGATCACCAGCGGGAACAGCAGGCGCATGCCGAACACGGCGATGACGATGCCGACGCCTAGGAACAGTTTTTTCCAGAATTCGTCCCAGTCCTTCAGCACCGAGGCGTTGACCACCGCGTTGTCGAACGACAGCGAGACTTCCATGACGGCCAGGATCGCGGCGATGCCGACCGCGGTCACCGCGCCGCTCAGGCCGCCGTGTTCGTAGCCCCACCAGCCCGAGCCGACCAGGCACAGCGCCGTGACGATGAATGAGATTCTGAAGTGCTTCATGGCTGGGGATCCCTGTTGTTTTTGTTGACAGGGCGCAGTGTAGGTCTTTGCAACCAATCAAAAAAGCGAAGATACTATGAGAATTACTTCGAAAAAAACTGATCAATGAAAAACGACATCAACTACCGTCACCTGTATTACTTCTGGGTCGTGGCCAAGGAAGGCGGCATCACGCGCGCCGCCGAACGCCTCGGCCTGGCGGTGCAGACCGTCAGTTCGCAACTGACGCTGCTGGAGCAGGCGCTCGGCAAGACCCTGTTCTCGCAGCAGGGCCGGCGCCTGGTGCTGACCGAGGCCGGGCGCCTGGCGCTGACCTATGCCGACCAGATCTTCCTGCTGGGCGAGCAGCTGCAGGAAGCGTTGAACGAAGCCGACAGCGGGCGCACCCGGCTGACGGTCGGCATTTCCGATTCGCTGCCCAAGCTGTCGGCCTTCCGCATGCTGGAAGCGGCGATGCAGGTCGAGCGTCCGGTGCGCCTGGTGTGCTACGAAGACCAGTTCGAGGCGCTGCTGGCCGACCTGGCGCTGCACAAGCTGGACGTGGTGCTGACCGACCGCGAAGTGCGCGCCGGCGCCACCCTGAAAGTGTTCAGCCACCAGTTGTTCGAGAGCGAGATGGTGGTGGTCGGCGTGCCGGCGCTGGCGCAGC
The genomic region above belongs to Massilia forsythiae and contains:
- a CDS encoding DUF475 domain-containing protein, with product MKHFRISFIVTALCLVGSGWWGYEHGGLSGAVTAVGIAAILAVMEVSLSFDNAVVNASVLKDWDEFWKKLFLGVGIVIAVFGMRLLFPLVIVAVAANLSMVDVWHLALENPKAYSQHLTNHHAEVAAFGGMFLLLVFLNFLFDDEKEHHWLGHFEAKLGSLGKVSSISVMIAIAALMASLSLVAEAQKMVVLLSGLWGILVYVGVDVLSNMLEKSEEGGGDVGEMVKRGGIGGFLYLEVLDASFSFDGVIGAFAITNDVVIIMLGLAIGAMFVRSLTVYLVEKGTLDQFVYLEHGAHYAIGILALIMLASMKFHVPELITGLAGVAFIGASVWSSIRYRKQQEALGVQHKEMAGIK
- the nhaR gene encoding transcriptional activator NhaR, producing MKNDINYRHLYYFWVVAKEGGITRAAERLGLAVQTVSSQLTLLEQALGKTLFSQQGRRLVLTEAGRLALTYADQIFLLGEQLQEALNEADSGRTRLTVGISDSLPKLSAFRMLEAAMQVERPVRLVCYEDQFEALLADLALHKLDVVLTDREVRAGATLKVFSHQLFESEMVVVGVPALAQRFGADAHDGDTFPANLNGAPFLLPTRNNALRGKIDEWFVQHHVRPDVVGEFEDNALLNTFGRRGLGLFFAPAALAGEVAEQFGAVLIGKVPSVREQFYMISNDRKIKHPAVEAMLAAVHKGALAAS